From the Porites lutea chromosome 5, jaPorLute2.1, whole genome shotgun sequence genome, the window TTAACTCCAATTTGTTATCTTCTCAAGATGCCGCGCAAGTTATGAAGGATCTTCTTACTCAGGTATTGCAAATCCACACTTGAACTCTGAACAGACTTATAGAAGACTAGTGTGTGTGTTTTTCACAAACTGAGGcctttttgttatcttttttaCAGCTTATAACTTGCTTGGACGACCATAATCAAACAACACGGCTTGTAACATGTAAAGCTCTTCAAAGATTACTGGTATCCTGCAAAGACACTTTTAATGGTAATGTGTTTCTTTTCTCAGTTACGCTAGTTACGTGGCAGAATGAATGAACAGGGGTAGTGTCACTGTGATTTTAGTGCTACTTGTTGATAGGAATGCAATTTCCTTAAGAGTGACTTGGTCTCAGTGCAAGTTACTTTAGAAGGATGATGTGGCTAATTTAAACTGTTTAAGTGTCTTTGGTTAGGGAGGCCAAAAAACCTGGAGTTAAGGGGGCTGTTAGACGTGGATTGAACACCGCTTTCTGTTCCAAGCGTCCAAAGAACTTCCTTTCTCAGAAGAACGAAGTATAGAGTCTGTTCACTCAGGTTATTTCTAATAATGAATGTTGTCTTTGGTGGTTGTGTCGTTTGTTTGTACAAACTGTCTAAAATGAGTGTTCATGAACATCCCCAAAACagtaccgtaaactgccgcttacgACCCTTAGCTTAAACATCTTCATAAGGGGTTTTCAGAGGTCTTATTTATGGGGAGGCCGTATAACTGGAATCAACTGGGAGGGGTCATAGGTGGAGGGCTTAAAAGCGGCAGTTTACTGTAGGATTTTGGCTGCCGCTGCCGCTACCCAAGTTTCTAAGAGTGTTGCAATAGGCAATAACAAATCAAAAGAACATTTTGTCATTGAAGGGAATGACAGGATCTGTGACTGGGTGAAAATAGTTTTAGGCAATCAAACAGATATTGCTAGGTTTAATGTCGCTAGAGATGAGGTACTCTGGGACTAGCACCATCTAGTGGAAGTAAAGTTTACTTTGTCCCTTCTGTTTATTTTCAGTGGACATGCTTCACCAAATCTACCCCGAGTTACTGAAAAGAATGGATGACAGTAGTGATGAAATTAGGGTCGTTGTCACCAAAACCTTTCTTGCTTATTTTAGGTGAGGATTATAAACTGTTAGTCAAGTACCTTTGTAGATATGGTTCAATTTCATCGTTGGTTCTGaatcattttcctttgttttttaaaactcaTCAAGGTACTTTAggtatttaggtattttatttgtttgccacacgattacaataattaaaaaaaagatgtcaaaaacaaaatgtaggaagagatggcgaggaggcctaaaagaaactatagagcttatgttaattaggcgtcctcaattacaatttttcgaagatggcataaaaattacggcgacggatacaatataatatcaggtgaaaaattaaactaatcaatattacggaagtttatCAACCATTACCATATCCAAAAgcaaaggaatataaaatttgatccaaggaaaaaattgaGCCACAACATGAGCGCTCTTATATTTGATAGACTAACTAAAAAAGAGGAGTGTTTCATCCATTATCTAGACCCGTTCTGAGAAGCGGAATGAAAAGACTAGGCGTGGCCAACTTAAGCGATTTTCGTCCCTTTAAAAATGGTTTCAGGAaatgtttgttactttttttcagCCAAAGAGAGCCACAATCCTCGCCAGAAATCCTTGAAACACCCATGCACTTCCCTTTCCGTCTGCAATGTTGAGATGTGATTGTAACGTCTTCTGGCTACAAAAACATTgcaaaagggagggggaaaaTGAAAGGGAGCGAAAGTTTCCAAAGTTTTTATAGGTTTTTGTCTGCCAAAGTGTTACGGGGTCTTTGTCTGGGATTGTAGCTATAAGTTGGAAACAGTATTGTGCGATTGaccaaaataaagattttatgcTTGCAGAACCACACTGATCATTATAACGAGATTGGGGTCTTTGTTCTTCACCTTTACAGAGATTTTGCCCTCTTATTGGAATAGTACATCACGCACAATAAGGAGCTCGACCTCGTAAGGCTTTTGCCATTGACACACGGGTTTCTAAAGCTAAGTAGGTAAAGTTGCCGTTTTTCCATGCGGACTATCATATCCTGAGCCTGTGTTAACTCCTCAGACTACTTTCGACTCGATTTAATTTTGTATGCCATTTGGGTTCTGAAATGCCCCATTGACCTTTCAGCGCTTGTGGAAGACATGCACTCGAATGTATGGTTCATTGTAATGCAGGATAATATGTCGTTTTATGGTTACTGTGTATTTCATTTCCTGCCAGAGCGTTTCCTTCAAAGTACGACCACGACTTGTACAAGTTACATTTGGAAGCCATGTTTAAAGGTCTTCTAGTTCATCTTGATGACCCAACATCTTCTATACAGGTAAAATTACTCTTGTTCATCTGACTAATTAGGGCAGTACGCAAGGATTATAAGGTAGATGCAACCCACCTGAAGTATTCAGGTTTAACTGATGGAATTGAATGAATAGCCGGTAAACCATTAGCTACAGGCTGTATGATCTAAATGAAACGTGTGTCCAGGGACCTATGTTGTTGTCACCAAGACCAGTTCTTTGGAGTGAACTTTTCAGGTATACACAacaataaaaagcaaaacaaaaacataagaaaACTAGCAACAAACAAGAACACAATAGTAGGAGTGAGTGATTAGATATTGGACCTTGAGTAGATGGGAATGGGGTGTTCTGTTAACATAATTATATTGTATCATGAAGAACAAGCGAGTCATGTAAAATCGTTAGCTTTTGGGTCGTTTTTGTCAAAAGACATGAAGGTAAAATTTAGCTTCTAAGACGGAAAAGAGAtttccgtcttatagagagtcaactaCAAGTAGTAAAGAAAGGCATGGACACCTCTTGGCGTCCGTTTCAGTGAACTGTCTGTCACAGAGTCAACTAAAAGATATAAATAAAGGTAGGGATAAACACTCGGTGTTTGTCTTAAAGAAAGTCAACTAAAAAGAGTAGAGAAAGACAGGGATCAACTCTAGGCATCCATACTAGCAGATGTCactcttatagaggtgtctatTGCGGGAAGGATGGTATTGACCAAGCGTTATTTTGCAGGTGTGCTGTAGTTCGGTGATGACTAGTTGGAATGTAGTGTTAGCCAATGATGAAAGAGTAAATTTTGCTCTATTTACAGGAAGCAGTTCTCACTGTGTTAAAAGAAGCAGCACATGTGCAACCTCTCTTGTTGAAAGAACAGGTTGAGTCTGTTAGGCACAAGCACAGAGTGGCCAGGTAAAACAGACAGTTCTACAATAGCGCTTTAtactattactaaaaataggttttgtcaccttagaccccccgcgtgactcagacaaactttgcaTTCTACTCCAAGGCTTTGTATGGGAAACATACGTTTCTgacatgaaaattgttcataaaattcgcagtgagcgtttttaaaatgtttttttagcaTAATTCCAATATATAAAAGGTACTACTGCTATTGTGAGCAAAACCTGGTCCAGTAACTcaaataaatggttaaaatcagaaaataaagccACTCGATCAAAGAAGGCTACTGAAATCGGATCCCTGGCTCTCTGTCTTAGGCAGAAAGTACCGCTATGCACTGAAACATGACATGACATTATTGGCTGTGTAATACTCCAAAACCGAAATTGCCAAAGAGAAAATCGAGTTCGGATGTGCTTCTGGCAAGCCTGTGACAGAATATCTAAGGTGAAAAGCACACCAATATTAGCACAGACCGAAAAATGTAAAGGTTGGTTCTGTTGTTGTGCGGCCAGGTAGACCATATGAATCTGCGACAAATACTTTAGTACTTTATATCCTGTAGTACTAAGTAGCGTAACATAAGCACTCGAAAAACAAATTGAGCAACCTTTGCCTATAAATTTAGCCAAATGCACCGTTTCGCGCATGGCTATGAAGCCCTGCTCTCCACACATTTTCACATAATTTTACCCACAGCATTAGGACGCCgcataagaaataaaacttcTCATCTGTACAGGTTTTTCCACGTTTAACGCTGTCTTGGCACGAGTTGATTATTTTCAGGATATTTATTATCGAAACCAAGCTGAATTTTGTTGCCTTTAACGATAAACATCTTCAAAGACGACGAAAATTTGTTGCCGTACGTGACTTTCCCATACTAAACTCTTACACTGGTCAGGTTTAATGTCTGAGTCACAGCAGGgaccagaaatttgtgacgtcattagtagAAAGCGCTATTGCTTGTATACTTGTTACCTGCCCTAGTAAACACACAACTCACAACTACTTCTCTTTTAGAATCAAACAGAGGAAAAATGTCTGAtatcttttctttatttaattaTAAACAACgtttttcacagttttgttaTCGTCTCTAGAAGAGGTTAACTGAGAAATGCCTAAGTGTGGTAATTTTGAAgcaaaacttgaaagaaatggCCAAACCAGTATCATGATTTCAGGAGTCCTGTGTCTTCACTGACAATGTTTTGCTTACTTTTGTTGTCTGTAGATATTGCGAGGAGCTTATAACACATTGTCAAAGCCTTACAGCCAAGTCATAGTCTTAATTAGCTTCTTAAGAATCATTAAGATACTACCAAATGATGAGCCCACTGTTAGAAGCTGATTGCAAGACTATGACGAACTTAAATGATTACCCTTGTACATGTGAAGGAAATGAGGAGGCAAAGATGGACACTGTCAAGCAGCGTTTTGAGGAATACAAAACAGATACATGGTGTCAAGAACAAGCAAGTCTGCAGAGAACCATTTCCTTTAACGGTTACAAGTCTGAACTACGGCTGTTCAGGATTAAATGACAAAGCCTGTTTGtatcataaattattttaaagatttcAATGGAAACTTGCTTTTTAAAATTGCTATCAGACAGTCAGTGAGAAGGATGGAGATATTTGTTTCTTGTATTAACAGGTCTGGTTTTATGTTTGCATTTCTGTTAAAACAATAATTGAATTCCTAATGCATGTATTAGAAAACCCATACAAGAATCTCACCGAAAAAGGCGATAATCGTCTCTGCAGGAACACTGCTCAGTAGGTCAGATTTCAACAAAGGCCATTGTGTGATGTGGCAACATAGTTCTTTTTGACGTTCATATAGCACTATGaaaattattcaacaataaattatttccTTTCACTTTGCGTGTGAACAAGGTACAGGTCATTTCTTAAGTGTTCTGAGCAAGGATAATTTCTGAGAAGGAAAAATTCCTTTGAGAAATCCACAATGGTCTATCACTCTGAGGCAGTTTCCAAAGTCTAGTAGCTTTTTTCTGCTATAGGATTGGCATGGATGGTCACATTCTTTATCCGAACATCTGTGAGTGGCCGATATGTTTTCTCATTCACTGGCAGTTTCTCTAAATCGTCAAGAGTTTCCAGACCATCAATGACCCTGTAGATTATAAACAACAACGGTGACTTATGCCTTGACTTGAACAGTTGTGCTCAGACATGACTCAGCTACTAATAAATGGTCAAATTTAAATTTCCGATTGTTTGCACAATGGGCTAACAGGTCAAGACTTGAAGGAAAATAAACTAGAAGAGATTAACAGAACCTTCAGGAGTGACCCCTACACTTGAGTAATAAGTAAATTACCTTGAGCACACCTGAATAATTGATCTCCACAGACCAAGGCAAGACCTTTGTCTTTTGCGAGATGTATGACATAGAATCACATGCTACAGCTCAACTCCTTACAAATATAGCTTTTTACCTTTTATGATTGACAATGATAATATTCATATTATTAATATTGATTTGCTACACTTTGCTCTAACCGTCCAGGGGCAGCTTTTTAATGTTATGTAGCACTGAGACTTAACAACTTGTAACATACTTTCCAAACACAGTGTATTTCATGTCAAGGTGAGGTTGTTTGCCATAACAGATGAAGAACTGTGACCCATTTGTATCCTGTCCACTATTTGCCATTGATACTGTTCCTCTCGCATTATGCTGTCAGGGGATAACAAAATTAGATTTAGCCTAGAAATATGTCTGGAAAAAGGCAAACAGTGTGAAATACGGGGAAAAACCCCTCAAAAGAGagaagaaatagaaaagaaaatattgcGTTTCAGCTGGGACTTTGGGATAGTACACAGCAGAGGCGACAGAGTATGGCTTGAGGCAGCAAAATCCTACACTCTTGATTAAATCTAAATacttaacccattcaccccaTTCTGGTCAATATCCTGCCGAAGAGAActaaacgttttcttttttcaagtaaTTGAGCACTAGGCTACATGTAGCTTTTGCTCTTCATGATCAGATGCAGCTTCCAAAGACATGCAGCTTTGTTTGTGGCACTTCTGTTGCCAGTCAACTGCAGATAATTGCCTGATATCGATATTCATATATGTATGAAGGTGACTCAAATCCCACTGCCCTTTGTGATCCATGGATCATGAGGCAAAATTAATATCAACTAATTTATAAAACTTGCTTTGCAAGGAGTGAAAGTATTATGATCTTTCAAGTTAAATTTTCAACTTAAGTGGATGAAAAATCTTGAACAAATTCAAGCTTGACCAGGAATCATACCCTGACCTTTGCATTATTGACTGCAAGGAAAGCTTTACCCAATTTCAAGGCTCTGAAAacaaataatcattttgggtTCAGGATCCACATTCATTTCAGTTGTTTGCATAAGTGTATAATGTATCTACACCCAAACTTACCCTAAGTGATGGACTTAGCTCATCTGCAAATTTCTTGCCCCAGATGCTTTTGCCACTTTTACCAGTACCTGTGTTCAATAATTATAGCTCTCAGTCAAGACAAGAGGTCAATCAGCAATGAAATAGCTTTTCAGTCATTGATAGGTGTGGGCTATTACAGTAAACCTTTTTACTCTACCTGTGGGGTCTCCAGTTTGCACCATGAAACCCTTGatgtttctgtaaaaaaatgtaCATGCAAACTTTAAAGCACAACTTTTTAATATGAGCACTATTACCACAACTATTAACACCTctactattgatttttttttttgcatgattCACTTGAAAGGAGTAATTAACAGAAAAGTTACTGCAACAGAGATGAATGAAGACTTTACATTGACCTCTATGttcttcaattttctttctttttctaagaaGTGGCCCAGAATGTCTCAGAgtaataaattttatattttgtacaGATTTACAGACTGTTTATCATAACAGTATTACTAGACTGCAATGTTTTGGTGAGAATTGTTTCTCACTTTTATTTTAGAGGTGTTTTCCACCATTTTGCACATGCTATGTTTTAATGCTAAATTATAAAATGATTGCAGTCATAAGTCAAATTCCTGTTTGTCTATTCCTAACCACTAATATATGGAATACTGTACCAGGCAAGTTAGGAATCAATACACATTGTACATTGAACAAGTCTTTACTTTCACTAAGGGAACTTACCTATGGAAAGTGCAGTTGTCGTAGTAATTGCTGGCACAGAGAGCTAAAAAGTTCTGCAAAAGATAATCATAGCAAAGTCTTTGAGGTTGTGTTTGCTTGACTTGCTTTTGGCTTCAAATTACATGAATGCTCAATATGGCAAATTAAAGAACAGACTTCCAATGATGTCCTGAGGATTTTTTCTCATGAGCAGGTCATGACTGGCTGTCATACCTGTATTAAGAGAAACTGTACTAAGCGGGCACTTTCTTAAGTCCAGGAAAACTCACCTGTATTATAGTGTGACTGGGAAAACagtgaacacttgaaatatttcaggaatgttcattgtgttatgaccaatcacagcaaataTCAGGACATGTGAGcaagccacaaaaccacaaacttatTAATGTTCTTGcttgcagtttagttttctcacaCCTGATTTGCTCTTTTCTTGCaccacaataacattccagaaatatttctggttttcacagttttcctggtttgactgtaagcaGTCTCCTCTATTAAGCAGTCATGATCAATTTTTTGTACCTCCCAACAAGAGTTTTTATTGTCTTTGCCTCTTTTAAATGGTCCCTTAACTGTCAAGGTTCACCATACCAGTGCAATAGATACACCATATATGGCATTTAGTGAtcttttatttccttattttggCTCAAGAAAAAGTCAGTGATATAAGGGCAATTTGTTGTACACATGATGGATACTTCAAATACCTTATAGAACTGTCAATCTCTAATAAGCAGTCAGTTGACTAATAATTCTCCAAGGGTGATTACTTAATataggtttgactgtaattgtATTTGTCATGCTCTAAATGAGTGAAAAACTGATAAGGATATGCCTCCACAAGCTTTTTGGCATCAATTGGACAGACAGCACAAAGGTCAACAAACATGCCACACTACAAGTGCTCAGTCCAAGCACTGAGTTCTACAGTTTCAGAAATGCAACTACACTTTACTATTTCAGAATTCCTAAAGACCCTAATATAGCAggtatttcttcttctgtcaGAATAACCTAGAGAGTGTTTTCAACAGGTGGCTTGCTACTGTCTGCCATGTTTTTGATGTCCCTCTAAACAATCCCTAGAACTTTTACGGttattcaaaaggtggatacAGTCACCactctcttaatggacacctctataagcaGGACACCCCTGTAAAACGGACATCTAGAGtcggtccctgcctttctttactccctttatttgactttctataagacggacacctctctcagatggacacttagtgctggtcccaaaggtgtccatcttagagagagttgactttaTTATCCACTGatgctctctcctccgcagaggcctctttgtgttgtgggaaggctggggagaaagaaaaagagagtaTGAGGGGCACCATGGGAAGGGGGAAGAGGGAAGAGAGGCTCCCTCTTCCCATTGTCCCCTgtgcgctttctattttttttattattgttatatttttatacggatacccagcgggagcctctgcggaggagagagccaCTGACGTAGATTGTCTGTCTGGCACGCAAGGTAGTATTCTTTTATCATGTGATGGAGGACTGACTGagagagggaggggggggggggggaaggaacCTTGACTGTGTGAGTGATGCTAAGGATTACATTTAGCAAACCTTGACCTTAGGACATAATAAAAACCTATGACACCTGGTCTGTGTAGAAAAACAACTGCTATATTTTGAGCATGTGCAgggcaataatttattattatagtgCATTATTAACAGGTGAAATTCTGGCTAATGCTCATATTCTCCTCCATCTTGTCTTccataaaataattaaaatgtttaaaaaataaaatgaacatgAAAAAAAACAGTACATAAATAAGGTAAGATTTCCGTACAGACACATCCATATGCATATTTCTTTCTGtgaaaaagtatgaaattgctgcatgcataataaatgtatggggctgTACGGAAATTCTACCAAAGTTACCTCTTACCTCACAGGCTTTAGGAGTGTCCTCGCAAAAGAGTTCTATTTTCAAGTCTCCTAAGTCGGTATGCAGAGTAACAGACTAAAAATATAGgattgaaaatgaaagttatttgTTCTCAGTTTGGTAGGTTTAAAGGCTCAGCCAAACCAAGAACATCATGACCCACCATTTTTAGTTTACTATGACGAAACGATGCAGTTTATAGTCGGGGAAGAGAAATCATATCAACGTCTTGTCAACGTGCCGCAATCATCCGCCATATTTTTTTAAGGAGGGAGGGTTACCAAGCTCAACACGACAGAGTATCAAATAAATCTGTTACATGAAAGGGTAGATCCATTGTGCCCCGAAGATTTGTTTTCATTGAGTTGATTGCTGAAGAATGCCGCGAAAAAAACCTTTTAGCAACAAACAGAAGAAGAAGCAGCTGCAGGAAAAACGCggaaagaaacgttttcaaaatCAGGGTATGCCTTTGGCCTTACAGTTTCAAATACCCACTCTATATTAATTTACTAGGTAGTGTCAGGCCAGGTGTTTTTCCTGTGATATTGTTTTCTTGATATGAAGCGTATCTCATTAAAATAGACGAGCCAAGTAAGTCCTCGAACGACGGAAACTCTGCAGATTCAGAAGGAGGAGAAGAATCGGAGATTGGAGATAGATCATTGAATTCTGATAGAAGTGTCAAACTACACAATCAGCCTTTACGGCCAGATGCACTCAAAAAACATGATCCAAACAGGTAGTCAATACAGTGTTTATACGCTTAATTCTAGCTCAGTTTCTTATTATATCACCCTGCACAGTTACAGTGTGCCTATATAATGTATGTAAGGTAGTATTCCACCCCTACTATTTTGTGTTCACCGTGACCTAACCCAGCTTTTCCTTGAGAAAGATCGAATATCGATACTGAGACTTTGGTTGGCGCTTGAAGCATGATTGGCCTCccagggggcggggggagggggtggttgGTACTCCAGGGTTAAAGTGAAGGAGTCGATCAAAGGATTTTCCTCAGTCggaaattttcaatttcggGTTGGAAAATTTggcacatattttttttttacatgccaTGATTTAGAAGGTTTTTTTTGGGTtttaaccccaaaaaatcctttgtTCAGTCCTGTCACTTTAATTCTTGGAACCCCACTGGgttatacatgtatatcaggggcggatctagggggagggtgcagggggtgtgcacctcccccccccacctgagatgacctgcggttttctaatacaactggtattctgcaaaaaaaaaaaaaactatgtggtttattggtgttgaaggagagcaagagacgagtgcaccccctcctaaaaaaaatcctggatctgcccctgtaTGTATCCCAAACAGCCCTAGCCCTAGTTCATGAATAATTTGggttaggagacaaaggaaatagagaattcaacctaggttaaaaaattttaacctgaatttagtTTTGACCCGTAACAGTTATAATAGTCTTTATATTATATCTAGGTACCGTCTGCACTTTGATCGTGAATCTAAAGATGAAATTGAAGCAAGAAAAAAGGCATCCCGAGAGCCTCTAGAATATGTTGCAGAGGTGCCAAGACCTTtctactactattactacctaactactactactattaccactaccactaccactccACTACCACTACAACTACCATTACCACTGCCACTACCTTTGCCACTAATACTACTACCactatcactattattattattattattattattattatcattattactactattgttgttgttgttgttgttgttgttaaactATAAGGCAACTACCTCTTTTTGCTTCACCAAAGTGTCAAACCGCTGTCTTTATTTGTCTGGGCACTGACTTAAAGTACAGCCTAATGGTTGAGCTTATTAACTTTAAATTACCCTGTCTATTTAGGACCTTTtaagagcttttaaaatgcCTATTTcataatcacattttttttttgtcaaaatgtaggaaAGCCTTGAAGTGAGTTTAGAAACTATATACAATCCTGGATCAGGTCTGTGCTTCTTGTTATTATTTAACAAAGTCATTGAAACAGTGGTTATATTTTATGCATGCATATTGACTTGATTATTAAAATTTCATAttgtttgtgtttgttcatTGCCTGTAAATTTATGTCAGCAGTTCTTGATATGCCTAAACGTCCCCCATGGAAGTACAGTATGACAAAACAGCAAGTGGAAAGAACTGAGGAGGAAATGTTTAAAAACTTCTTGGAAAAAATTTATGATGAATACAAGCTGTCAGAATTAAGTTACTTTGAACGTAACTTGGAGGTAATCTTGACTAATAATACTATATTCTTACTGGTGGCAAAACTTGTCCATCTATTTTTGTCAGAACGGGAAGAATTTTGTAACAGTCATGACTTTTCAAAAAGGCAATCATACAGTCACTCTAATTAACAGCTGCTAAGATGAAGATTACTAACATTATTACAATGTGTATGGCAATTTGTGAGACATCACTAACTGGTTAAAACATAAAGGGTGCCTTCTTTTATGTGAACCAGGGTTGTCAGTAAGATTTCAAGTCGCCGGGttaatacaacaagtaggcggagaatcaaacagctaggggtttagtttggttctatttttcttctattttcctatgaaagcaGCCGGGGgccacattcatagtagccgggggaaatccccggcccccgcctCTAAATGACAGCCCTGCGAACATTAATCTCCTCACAACTCTTGGCTCTTTGAGCTAAAAACTAGATCAATAACACTCTTCAGTAGATGTACCTTAAAGGAAAAACATGCTGTACACTACAtgtacttattaataatataatattcgAGTATTGACAGCTATAAATAGAAATGGGGTAACATGAGCTAGAACATATTATGTGTTACAGTGACATGCTACATtgtatttttcattgtttgtgTTATACTGTAGACATGGAGACAGTTGTGGAGAGTGTTAGAAGTTTCAGACATTGTTGTCCTGATCGCTGATATTCGACATCCTGTAAGTGAAGCTGGACAGGTAGTAATgggatttttgtttattatttgtcATTATTAGTTTCACCATGGTTCCCCATAATCAATGTATAATATTTTTGGAACAGAGATTTGTTTTATAGAAACTGAGTAAAGCCATTTAAGCTTCTTCTCTCTCACAATTCCCAACATTAAACTAATTACTTATTTTTCAAGAATGTTCAAAACATTAACTTAATTCTCTTGCGTTTCTCTGTTTTATACTTTCTCTGTTTTAAAGATTTCTTTTGTATAGCATGGGTCTGCAAGTCaaatattcttgtttttttattttttaatttttagtgtaaAAGTCTCACAATGTAACATTGATTGTATGACCTTCTTTAATAGGTTCTTCATTTTCCTCCCACACTCTACAATCATGTTGTGAAGgacttgaaaaagaaattagTGCTGGTCTTAAACAAGGTACTGAAAATTACTGATGTCTGAATCTACAACTAGGCCAAGACATagggaaattaccaaaaaaaggccaaaatggCATGCAGGAGTagtcattttgaaagtgaagtaccataaatcctctattgagcccccccccccctcaaatatgccccctccctctaataagcctCCCCCTTTCaagggaagaaagttaataagcctcCCCCCCCTGCatttattcttcactaataaatgatagactgtattaatcaaccatgactgtaaaactttgtgtggactgatccaggatggtttatttacctaCTGGAAGAtgggatttgattctgatcctctgctgcatgacctaaaacttcttgttcttgagcttttccactttgtactCTTGTTCCTTATGGAGAACTCATACTATTGtcgtttctaaattaaataaccccccccccccctctcaaataagtctCACCTCAGATGGGCTtgaattaaataagcccccccagGGGGAGTTATTTGAGGATTTACAGTAGGCTTTGTTCCAGAGTTGTCCTTAGAAATCCATCACTACCATTCATACTACTGTCAAACTccattaatatggacacttaCTGCGCCAAAGAAAGTGTTTGTATTAATGGGAATGTCCATATTAAGCAGGTTgagtttagagaaaatgtaacgACTTTCtctccccagggacaaagcaaactgtctgcaATAAtaaggtgtccgtattaaacgGGTGT encodes:
- the LOC140938881 gene encoding peptidyl-prolyl cis-trans isomerase-like 3, which codes for MSVTLHTDLGDLKIELFCEDTPKACENFLALCASNYYDNCTFHRNIKGFMVQTGDPTGTGKSGKSIWGKKFADELSPSLRHNARGTVSMANSGQDTNGSQFFICYGKQPHLDMKYTVFGKVIDGLETLDDLEKLPVNEKTYRPLTDVRIKNVTIHANPIAEKSY